The Streptomyces sp. HUAS MG91 sequence GCGCGAGGACGCCTGGCAGCGCGCCCTGATCAGCTCGGTCAACGAACAAGTGGCCTCGCCGTGGCCGGAGTTGATGTGACGTGGCGCGTATCGAGATCGAGCAGGACACGGTCGAGCGCGATCTGATGAAACTGGTCCTCACGGTCGTCGAGCTGCTGCGGCAGCTCATGGAGCGGCAGGCGATCCGCCGCTTCGACACCGGCGATCTGACGGAGGACCAGGAGGAGCGGATCGGGCTCACCCTGATGCTCCTGGAGGACCGGATGGCCGAACTCAGGGACCGCTACGACCTGCGGCCCGAGGACCTGAACATCGACCTCGGACCGCTGGGACCGCTACTGCCCAGGAGCTGAACTCCCTACTTGCGGGCCAGGATCTCCCCGTGCGGCACGGTGAACCAGGCGTCCGCGTGCGTGCCCCACTCCCGCCAGGTGGCGGAGACCGCCGCCAGCTGATCGGCGGTCGCGTGCCCGCCCTGGGTGGCGCGGTCGGCGTACGCGGAGGCGACGGTCCGGTCCGCCCACAGACCGCTCCACCAGGCGATCTCGTCCGCCGTCGCGTAGCACCACGCGCCCGCCGAGCACGTGACGTCCTGCTGGGCGAAACCCGCCTCCATGGCCCACGACTTGAGGAAGCGGCCGGCGTCCGGCTCCCCGCCGTTGGCCCGGGCGACCCGGCGGTACAGATCGAGCCAGTCGTCCATGCCGGGCAGTCGCGGGTACCAGGAGAACACCGAGTAGTCGGAGTCCCGGGCCGCGACGGTCCCGCCCGGCTTCGTGACGCGCCGC is a genomic window containing:
- a CDS encoding gas vesicle protein K, whose protein sequence is MARIEIEQDTVERDLMKLVLTVVELLRQLMERQAIRRFDTGDLTEDQEERIGLTLMLLEDRMAELRDRYDLRPEDLNIDLGPLGPLLPRS
- a CDS encoding class I SAM-dependent methyltransferase, with protein sequence MPQETAVYTHGHHESVLRSHTWRTAANSAAYLLDSGVLRPDSSILDIGCGPGTITADLAELVPQGRVVGADSAEGIVEQARATAAERGLTNTEFTTADVHALPWDDDTFDVVHAHQVLQHVGDPVQALREMRRVTKPGGTVAARDSDYSVFSWYPRLPGMDDWLDLYRRVARANGGEPDAGRFLKSWAMEAGFAQQDVTCSAGAWCYATADEIAWWSGLWADRTVASAYADRATQGGHATADQLAAVSATWREWGTHADAWFTVPHGEILARK